CTCGATTCGAAGACTCAGTTCGGTCTCGAATATTTTGGAAGACTAATTTAGTATGATTTTATTGGATCTAGAATCGAATAAGAGTTTGAAAAATAAACGCGGTTATCATTTAGAGTCGGATCCGAATTAAGATGAATCCGGTTTCACCCGATTCATATTCACCCTAAGAAGactaaaaaaagtatatatgtTTAAATTAGGTGAATTTTACCCAACTCTCTCTAAATTAGAGGGTAAATTATCCTTTGTGActtgttttttaattattaaataaaatgaaatgaaTTGACTTATTATGgttaattttaacttttaatctAACTGAATTttgctaatttaattaatttatcataatgtaactttttttgtaaattataaaaattattaaaaaaaatttaattttataattttgtaatttttttgaaattatatatttattaatcgatttcaataaaaaatataaaaaatctcaaaaaaggcaaagaataaataaaaaaaattcaagaggcacataaaatttaaaattttcaaaattttctctcttttgctttcttaaattttttgaaaaaaataataaaatataaaataaaaattttctaataatttttaactatgtataactttttttaattcaaCCTAAATTTTCTTAACCTAATTAACTAACTATAgtataacttttttataaattataaaaatgattagaaaagttatattttatattttattatttttataaaaaaattaagaaagtaagagagagaaaattttgaaaattttaaattttttgtctcttgaattttttttatttattctttgtcttttgatattttttatattttgcgattgaaattgattaataaatatataatttgaaaaagataaaaaattatatcatgattaattaatgaaatgaataaATTTAAGTTAAATTAAAGTTAAAGTTAATCATGATAAGTCAATTAATTTTATTACAATTAATAATAGGAAGATATATCATAAAGAATAACttgtcttttaatttaaaaagagttaAATAGAATTCACCTTAATTAAAAGTTGATACAtcataaaagataaattatatgttattttagaaaaaaattgatagaattttttttattggaatATTCTTACAGAAAAGCACAAGAAGGTAAGACATTAATTTGGATCATATGTTGACCTGCTTGTTTCTTCACACGGTTTCTTCCCTTTTCATGATCATATGATATAATGCATTCCATGCAACTAACATTCCATTTTCACACTTCATTTTTCTTTCCATAGTTTTGTCTCTTTCTCCCACACACTTTGTAGCTTTAGTTTCCAATTACACACTTACTAACATTTCTATTCATATCTTccaacaacaaaataaaaagctaCCAACAAATTAAAGTGTCCAAGTTCCAAATTCAatgccttcttcttcttcttcttcttcatcgtTTCTTATTGTCTTGCTTTGTTGTTACCATGCACTTATTACCATTATCCCTTGTGCACTTGGTGACCCAAGAACAACAGAGGCAGCGCTATTGTGCTCCAACATAATTATATCCCCACCTGTTCGCCGAGATTTCATATCAAACTTCTGGGATGCCTTGAGCTCCATGACCCCTCTTGTTTCTAACCAAAAATTTGCAGCTCTTCACAAAGGCTCTCAAAATGCCACTGTCTATGCTTTTAGTGAGTGTATGAAAGATCTCTCTAAACCAGATTGTGATGTTTGCTTCTCTGAATCCAAAACAAAGATCTTAAGGTATATAGTAGCACGCTTTTACTCACTTATTTTAATTTGTGACTAATTTTACATAAGGTGCTGTACTTTATTGTAATTTAGAGAAAATATATATAAGGAACTAACTTTTAGTTAGCCAATTATCTTTTAGgatctagaatttaaagataaacaataaaaaaagtgGAAATTCAGGTGTAGTCGACTTCACtgaagttgataactgagaaccgttagatgatttgattgatttgactaaattttcatttaatagctctcagctatcaacttcacgtgactGCACATGAGTTTTCACCTGAAAAAACAGGCTGATATTAGCCGTAAAAAATTGGCTTTCTAGCATTATTCTTGTATTTAATACTTGTATTTGTATTTATGCGATATAGATGCTCGCCGTTTCAGAGAGGCACTATTGGTGGAAGACTATTCCTTGATGGGTGCTACATGAGGTATGATCATAAAAATTTCTTCAATGAGAGTAGCGTTAGTGGTGAAGATAAAACTGTGTGTGGAACCAAGGATTTTGGTGGGGATAGGAGTGTTTACAAGGCTAATGCTATGGAACTGGTGAGGAATTTGAGCTTGGAagcacaaaagaaaaataatgttTGGTTCTTCCATGTTGGGTCTGTGAATCATAGGAATGTGAGTGTTTATGGTTTGGCTCAGTGCTGGAAATTTGTGAATGAAAGTGGATGCAAGACATGTTTGGATGAAGCTGTTACTAGGATTGAGTCATGTGCttcaaaagaagaaggaagagtgTTGAGTGTTGGTTGTTACTTGAGGTATTCAAATAACAAGTTCTATAATGATAATTCAAGCAATGTTGTTGTCCCTTTCGGAAAACAAGGTTAGTTTTCAGTCTGATTTTCtccaattttctttctttgatttacaaaaatattatgcAGACTAAAAATCAGCATGCACATattatttaattcatttttaatatatattttatatttcaccATGAATTACTGACTATATGTAACATTGTTATGCGCAACATTTTCATTACAAGATCACAAATCCGAGAATCATACCAATAAAGCAATGTGTTACTGATTTTTTAGGACATAGTAACCTTCCTCTGATTGTGGCTGCATCATCTTCTTCCTTGGCTCTGCTACTGATCATTGTAACGGTTACTTTCTTTGTAAGAATGAATATATTGAAGCAGAGAAGAGGTATCAGTAGTTTGATATTTTAAGACTATCACAAATTCTTCAAAGCTTCAGTTACTAAAATTCATTGTAATATTTTGATGTTGTTTTCTCACTTCAGAAAGAAGAAAGTTTGGTGCGCTTTTGGAAACAGTGAACCAATCTAAACTAAATATGTCATATGAAGTTCTTGAACAAGCAACAAATTACTTCAATGATTCCAATAAGCTAGGAGAAGGAGGAACAGGTTCAGTTTACAAAGTAAAATATAATACTTAACAccaatttaaatataatataatactaattttatttaaacaaaaatttagGAAAGTTAAGTCTAATTCATATAACATTTACCAGAAAATTTGTATTTGAATGTTTTGTAGGGAGTTCTGCCAGATGGAAAGATTGTGGCCATAAAAAGGCTTAGCTTCATCACAACACAATGGGCAGATCATTTTTTCAATGAGGTGAATTTGATAAGTGGGATTCAACACAAAAATCTTGTGAAGCTTTTAGGGTGCAGCATTACAGGACCTGAAAGCCTTCTTGTTTATGAATATGTACCTAATGGGAGCCTCTCTGATCACCTCTGTGGTTTGTATTTTACTTACAAACAttgtttttgttatatatatatttttaatttaatttcgaTGCAGTGCCAATACAATGTAGTTTCACACGTATATTCAATCACGTAACGTTAACGTTATATCAATAAAAGTAACTACTTAATAGTCATCTAAAAAAACGAATGTGATTGGCGactgtgtaaaatattttatgcatcgaaattaaactattttctttttgtttaaattacaattattttgaaacaaatgagtattaacatttttatttagATTAGCTAATTACGTGTTCAATGTGATATGCTCCTCTAGTTAGAAAGAAATATGAAGGGTTGAATTGGGAAGTGAGGCATAAGATCTTGTTAGGAACTGCAGAGGGCTTGGCCTATCTTCATGAGGAATCACAAATGAGAATCATTCATAGAGATATAAAATTGGGAAATGTTCTACTTGATGAAAACTTCACACCCAAGATTGCTGATTTTGGACTTGTTAGATTGTTCCCTGAAGACAATTCTCACCTTAGCACAACCATTGCTGGTACACTGTAAGTATATGATTTTTTACAAAACATTTTAAGTATTTAGACAAATTCTCTTACA
The genomic region above belongs to Arachis stenosperma cultivar V10309 chromosome 5, arast.V10309.gnm1.PFL2, whole genome shotgun sequence and contains:
- the LOC130979930 gene encoding cysteine-rich receptor-like protein kinase 3 isoform X2, with product MPSSSSSSSSFLIVLLCCYHALITIIPCALGDPRTTEAALLCSNIIISPPVRRDFISNFWDALSSMTPLVSNQKFAALHKGSQNATVYAFSECMKDLSKPDCDVCFSESKTKILRCSPFQRGTIGGRLFLDGCYMRYDHKNFFNESSVSGEDKTVCGTKDFGGDRSVYKANAMELVRNLSLEAQKKNNVWFFHVGSVNHRNVSVYGLAQCWKFVNESGCKTCLDEAVTRIESCASKEEGRVLSVGCYLRYSNNKFYNDNSSNVVVPFGKQGHSNLPLIVAASSSSLALLLIIVTVTFFVRMNILKQRRERRKFGALLETVNQSKLNMSYEVLEQATNYFNDSNKLGEGGTGSVYKGVLPDGKIVAIKRLSFITTQWADHFFNEVNLISGIQHKNLVKLLGCSITGPESLLVYEYVPNGSLSDHLCVRKKYEGLNWEVRHKILLGTAEGLAYLHEESQMRIIHRDIKLGNVLLDENFTPKIADFGLVRLFPEDNSHLSTTIAGTLGYMAPEYVILGKLTEKADVYSFGVLAIEIVSGKKIRFGTCMKQRSYVK
- the LOC130979930 gene encoding cysteine-rich receptor-like protein kinase 3 isoform X1, which translates into the protein MPSSSSSSSSFLIVLLCCYHALITIIPCALGDPRTTEAALLCSNIIISPPVRRDFISNFWDALSSMTPLVSNQKFAALHKGSQNATVYAFSECMKDLSKPDCDVCFSESKTKILRCSPFQRGTIGGRLFLDGCYMRYDHKNFFNESSVSGEDKTVCGTKDFGGDRSVYKANAMELVRNLSLEAQKKNNVWFFHVGSVNHRNVSVYGLAQCWKFVNESGCKTCLDEAVTRIESCASKEEGRVLSVGCYLRYSNNKFYNDNSSNVVVPFGKQGHSNLPLIVAASSSSLALLLIIVTVTFFVRMNILKQRRERRKFGALLETVNQSKLNMSYEVLEQATNYFNDSNKLGEGGTGSVYKGVLPDGKIVAIKRLSFITTQWADHFFNEVNLISGIQHKNLVKLLGCSITGPESLLVYEYVPNGSLSDHLCVRKKYEGLNWEVRHKILLGTAEGLAYLHEESQMRIIHRDIKLGNVLLDENFTPKIADFGLVRLFPEDNSHLSTTIAGTLGYMAPEYVILGKLTEKADVYSFGVLAIEIVSGKKIRSVVQNSISLLHEVWNLYETKKLCEIVDLSLEGNYPAEEACKLLKIGLLCAQASPELRPSMSQVVKMIKDNNQEQISEPTQPPFLNRCSGEFSRSILDAEDSFNAGSYAHHHSSVYNTSENLIQPLYISNRSSEYFSA